The following proteins come from a genomic window of Amaranthus tricolor cultivar Red isolate AtriRed21 chromosome 14, ASM2621246v1, whole genome shotgun sequence:
- the LOC130799178 gene encoding pentatricopeptide repeat-containing protein At5g50990 has protein sequence MRLAHHKARICFSYCFSLRFSSTISPLPFVATTSDAQILKCALDDRKTSLNLKEVLRIHAKIVKFGFGMDSTLVSRLLINYIECGHLHFARSLLGEIRFPNFDLITNNKLISSFMKNKDVETAKKVFLDMLFKDVVSWNSLIGGYVKNSRYEEAIGLFKDMCLSNIEPDEFTFSSVIAGCAGLGVLDHALWIHGLLIDKRIVLNDILLSAIIDMYAKCGKIDIAKEIFHGCRSRKISVWNSMITGLAAHGLASDAISVFCQMEEENILPDSITFLGVLTACSRCGLVAQGQKYFDIMRRQYCIEPELEHYGAMVDLFGRAGQLDEAYATISAMPMYPDLVIWKTLLSACRTYKNVELGEFVTRNISCLDSGDYVLLSNTYCSLNRWTISANMRENMRREGIYKDHGKSWIELAGNIHYFKAGSRAHPEIEAIDKILKQLIKRAKLEGFVAATELVLMDVTEEEKEENLNFHSEKLALAFGVLKTSPRREIQILKNLRICYDCHSWFKIISIMLRRVIIVRDCVRFHKFEAGSCSCGDYW, from the exons ATGCGGTTGGCACACCACAAGGCGAGGATTTGCTTCTCTTATTGTTTTTCTCTTCGATTTTCTTCCACAATCTCGCCCCTTCCTTTCGTTGCTACTACATCAG ATGCTCAAATCCTTAAATGTGCTCTTGATGATCGTAAAACCTCTTTGAATCTGAAAGAAGTACTAAGAATCCATGCAAAGATTgtcaaatttggatttgggaTGGATTCCACACTCGTATCTCGCTTGTTGATCAATTATATTGAATGTGGACATCTTCATTTTGCCCGTAGTCTTCTAGGTGAAATCCGGTTTCCAAATTTTGATCTAATTACCAACAATAAATTGATCTCGAGTTTTATGAAGAATAAAGATGTTGAAACCGCCAAAAAGGTGTTTCTTGATATGCTTTTTAAAGATGTTGTCTCGTGGAATTCCTTGATCGGTGGATATGTAAAGAATTCTCGATATGAGGAGGCAATAGGATTGTTTAAGGATATGTGTTTGTCGAATATTGAGCCGGATGAGTTTACATTTTCTTCTGTTATTGCTGGGTGTGCAGGACTTGGAGTCCTTGATCATGCTTTATGGATTCATGGTCTTTTGATTGACAAGAGAATTGTATTGAATGACATTTTGCTATCTGCGATTATTGACATGTATGCAAAATGTGGAAAAATTGACATTGCGAAAGAAATTTTTCACGGCTGCCGAAGCAGAAAAATTTCTGTTTGGAATTCAATGATAACTGGCTTAGCAGCTCACGGACTTGCCTCTGATGCTATCTCAGTTTTTTGTCAAATGGAGGAGGAAAATATTCTTCCCGACAGTATAACATTTCTTGGAGTTTTAACTGCGTGTAGTCGTTGTGGTTTAGTAGCGCAGGGTCAAAAATATTTTGACATTATGCGGAGACAATACTGTATAGAGCCGGAACTTGAGCATTATGGGGCCATGGTTGATCTTTTTGGTCGTGCTGGGCAACTAGATGAAGCATATGCCACTATCAGCGCAATGCCAATGTACCCTGATTTGGTGATATGGAAAACGCTTCTCAGTGCATGCAGAACTTATAAAAATGTAGAATTAGGAGAATTTGTAACCCGAAATATATCATGTCTTGATAGTGGTGATTATGTCTTGCTTTCAAATACCTATTGCTCTTTAAATAGGTGGACTATCTCTGCAAACATGAGGGAAAATATGAGAAGGGAaggaatatacaaggatcatgGAAAAAGTTGGATTGAATTGGCAGGGAACATACACTATTTTAAGGCAGGCAGTCGGGCACACCCTGAAATTGAGGCGATAGACAAAATTTTGAAACAATTGATTAAAAGAGCCAAGTTAGAGGGTTTTGTTGCAGCAACAGAGTTGGTTTTAATGGACGTCACAGAGGAGGAAAAAGAGGAGAATTTGAATTTCCACAGTGAAAAATTGGCATTAGCTTTTGGAGTCCTAAAAACCAGTCCACGAAGGGAAATTCAAATTTTGAAGAACTTAAGAATCTGTTATGACTGTCATTCTTGGTTCAAAATTATCTCAATAATGTTGAGAAGGGTAATTATTGTTAGGGATTGTGTCCGATTTCATAAATTTGAAGCTGGTTCATGTTCTTGTGGAGATTACTGGTGA